Below is a genomic region from Schistocerca americana isolate TAMUIC-IGC-003095 chromosome 1, iqSchAmer2.1, whole genome shotgun sequence.
gcggcgggggtgggcagagggagaggggggcggcgggggtgggcagagagagaggggggcggcgggagtgggcagagagagagggtggcggcgggggtgggcagagagagagggtggcggcgggagtgggcagagagagagggtggcggcgggggtgggcagagagagagggtggcggcgggggtgggcagagagagagggtggcggcgggagtgggcagagagagagggtggcgacgggagtgggcagagagagagggtggcgacgagggtgggcagagagagagggtggcggcgggggtgggcagagagagagggtggcgatgggggtgggcagagagagagggtggcgacgggggtgggcagagagagagggtggcgacgggggtgggcagagagagagggtggcgacgggggtgggcagagagagagggtggcgacgggggtgggcagagagagggtggcgacgggggtgggcagagagagggtggcgacgggggtgggcagagagagggtggcgacgggggtgggcagagagagggtggcgacgggggtgggcagagagagggtggcggcgggggtgggcagagagagggtggcggcgggggtgggcagagagagggtggcgacgggggtgggcagagagagggtggcgacgggggtgggcagagagagggtggcgacgggggtgggcagagagagggtggcgacgggggtgggcagagagagggtggcgacgggggtgggcagagagagggtggcgacgggggtgggcagagagagggtggcgacgggggtgggcagagagagggtggcgacgggggtgggcagagagagggtggcgacgggggtgggcagagagagggtggcgacgggggtgggcagagagagggtggcgacgggggtgggcagagagagggtggcgacgggggtgggcagagagagggtggcgacgggggtgggcagagagagggtggcgacgggggtgggcagagagagggtggcgacgggggtgggcagagagagggtggcgacgggggtgggcagagagagggtggcgacggggttgggcagagagagggtggcgacggggttgggcagagagagggtggcgatgggggtgggcagagagaaggTGGCGATGGTGGTgggaagagagaaggggaggaggaggtgatgaacagaggGACGGGGGGAAGGGTGGAAACTGGACAGTGACactgggagggggagatggacagggacAGGGGAGAGAAGGCAATCAGAATGTATCCTATGCCCATGCTTTCCCTTTACTTTTTTTCCATTGAAGCAGTCTGAGCCACAGCAAAGTGTGGCTGGGTCCAGCTAGTACATCAGTAGCAATCTTAAATATATAAAGGACTAATTCTCTGGTAAACTTACTTAATATACAGTACAGAAGCATTTGTTTTCTTAAACAgttacattttattaaaaattcaccTCCCTAGTCAGCACCACTAATGCGTGCTATTTCTGTGGCACTTGACTCAGATCTAAGCTTGTCACAATCTTTATGGTGGATGAAACTATAACTGTCATTACATCATTATGTTATTGGCAAcagggtagggggagggggagggggctgtgGAACACATCTGATCAGTTTACTATCTGCAAGTGCATGTATTCTGACACTAAAAATTTGAAAAACATGTTAGTGTGCTGAAAAAAAATCAAagtcgaaaataaataaataggaatctTAAATATTTAATTGACTAACTCTCCAGTAAACGTACCAGTTGGAATTATTGTTATCTGTATGTGTTTTTCAGGAATTATGAACAGCTCCTGTTGAAGGAGTAAAAATTAATCGAGAACCAGATAATATTTTGCTCCAACAATGGGAGAGACATCCTGCCATTGTTCAAGAATATGCTTGTCCAGTTGTGCCTGATTTTGAAGCTGTTATGATATGTTGAGAGTTGCCCAGAAATAATTGGCTGAACTGTATACAACTATGGTATTTCAGATGCTACCTGCATCCCAACAGTTATGACTCATTCGCCCATGATAGTGTTGAGTCCCTGTTAATGTCATAATTCCAGATTGGTTAGTACTTAGAATTTCAGCTGCTGAATAATTAGGAATGATAGTGTCTGTTAATTTAATATCAAGTGCAGTCACAGACTTCTATCTCCCTTCTTGCTACTGAGCATGTTCGTTTGTTACAAACTGCATATCTCTGCAATTTAATTTGCACTCTTGTGAACTGCCTTAGAATTCCACACCCAGGTAGATCCGGCTTTGAAATCTGATAGTCCAAGCAGTCTAGCTTTTGTGCATGCCTTCCAACTTTTATCAACATCATACACAGCAATGGAATCAACCTTCGGCTTCTGAAAGGTGGATCTGGCGTACTCCAATATAATCTTGAGTTTAACATGTTCTCTTCCATGCTGTTCATAATATCTCAGATAATGAGGTAAACAGTTCCTGTCCTTGACCCTTTGGAAGTGATGCATAACTGTTTTCAATGACCAGCCTTTTAGTTTTTGTTACAATTATCTTCTTGACAAAACTGAAAAGAACACAGTTTTAAACTCCATCATTTGTAAAATGCTCATAAATTAGTTTGACATTAGTAATATTCATGGAAGGCATTTACACCAGTTCTTCATTCTCCAGGACTTCAGTTACAATGGCATCTTCACAGTTCATGAAGAAACTGAAGACATTCAGTCTGGTGTAAAACCTCTAACACCTTCTCTGTATCAGTTGTCATTGTGAATgatacaaaaacaaatacaaaatgtcCACTTACAGTTTACTACATCACTTACACAAAAATACTAGTGTGTCAGGATGTACTTCTCTTGCACTGTTGCTGAATGCATGGATTATCTACATCCCAAGTAAATTGAATACTATGGTGATGGAGTATGGAAATTTCAATGCCAATATTTCATCCTCAAGGGGAGGACAAGTTTGGGAGACAAGTTTCTGATCTCCAGTCCTAACAATTTACCATCTGAAATTAGTTGTGTTCTGTCCCTATAGTTTTGAAACACAATGTACAAGTTCTGCATGGGGAATgagattaaaaataaatgaatagcaATCTAAAAACCCTTACAAGAACTAATCCTCTAGTAAATTTACAAAATATATGTTACAGAAAAATGTGTTTTCTTAAGTAGTCCCACTATACTTAAAAATATGCCTTTTTGCCAACACCATCAATGCATGATTTTTCAGTAGCACTGTACTAGGAAGTAAGCTTGTTACAAATCTAATAGTGGATGAAAATTTCACTGCCAGTACTTGaatggcaaggggaggagaggtggtggggaATATCTGCCAATCTCTTTTTATCAGTTTAATATCTGAAAGTACTAATACTCTGTCCCTGAAATTTTGGAACTTGCTGCACATGTTGTGAGGCAACAAGATGAAAAATaaatatagtagtagtagtactagtagtagtagtagtagtaggcttCTATGAGACTTGAAGCTCCCATGCTGATCTCACATGATTCCTCCAAGACGCTCCTGTCTTCTGCTGCCTCTTGACAGTAAAAAAAATGGTAATTGTAATATCTTTGAATGTTGTTCAGCTTCAGGTGCAGCAGACTCAGTGTCTTCAGCTTAATGTTCAACAGATAACCATGTTACTGGCACATCAAGCACCTCCACAATTGGTTGCTGCTCCCAAGTTTTGAGGCATATGACATTAAAGGCATATTTGtaaaaaaatcaattttcgtcTTTTGAAAATTGAATGTAACTGGGTAAATAAAAAGTCTATTCATCACATAGtagcaacagaacactcaaatatgAAGGGTAAGGAAGCTGCTTCTTCAGACAGAAGGCTTGAAGAGGAATGATTGGAGATGAAAAAAATACTGGTGAAGTTTAGGAAATGGTAGAGTTTGGAAAATTTGCCCAAAACACAcagtcagggaagacttaccagatagtgtgagaaggaaagactgattgctggaTACTGCACTAGATGATATTTGAAAAGCTGAGAGCGTAGCAGCAGAAGATAGTGTAGTATGCAAGATAGAGAAGAAAGCTAAGTGTACTGTAGGAAAAAGCGGTGGGTAGGAAAATTAAATACCTTAGAAAATAAAAGACATAGTggactaaaacagagtgaagaaagaaACAGTTAATGAGAAGGaaagatgagattaaagaaattaatgCAAATTAAGATCAGATAGGTGGCAAGAATCAAGGGCATATTGTGATGCCAGTTCCCATCTTTCGAGTTCTGAGAAGCTAGTGTCTTGATGTGGAACACAGATGGCACATTTGGTGAAACAGGCATCAAGGTCATGACTGTCTGGTTGTAGAGCATGCTGCATAACAGAATACTGTGTATTGCCAGAACACCCTCCAAACATGAATATTGATGGTAGTCATGCCAAGGCAGGGAGGCAGAATAGTGTTTATGTAACAGGTCATTTCACAGGTGGTGTTGTAATGCCAAGTCTCACACGTGGAGTTCTGAGAAgctattgtggggggggggggggggggagtattcagATGGTACAGGTGGTGAAACAGGCTCTGAGATCACAACTGTCTTCTTCTAGAGCATGCTCTGCGGCAGGATATTGTTCGTTGCAAGTGTACACCCTTTGTCGGAACCATAGGATCTGACCAAGATACCTGTCTCGAGCTGGTTTTGGCAGATTTACAGAAgagtgatagtgatgatgaatcaaTTGTAGGAAATGAGGATGACAGTGATGCTGATGGAGGTATGATAGAGGAAGATATACAGGTTGGAATGAAGTGGATATGAGTGACTGCGAAGATGATGATAATAGTATTCAGGTAACAAGTGCATCTACTTTTGTGTCTAGAAG
It encodes:
- the LOC124616999 gene encoding glycine-rich cell wall structural protein 1.0-like yields the protein MRGGRRRWAEREGGGGGGQRERGAAGVGRERGGRREWAEREGGGGGGQRERVAAGVGRERGWRRGWAEREGGGGGGQRERVAAGVGRERGWRREWAEREGGDEGGQRERVAAGVGRERGWRWGWAEREGGDGGGQRERVATGVGRERGWRRGWAEREGGDGGGQREGGDGGGQREGGDGGGQREGGDGGGQREGGDGGGQREGGGGGGQREGGGGGGQREGGDGGGQREGGDGGGQREGGDGGGQREGGDGGGQREGGDGGGQREGGDGGGQREGGDGGGQREGGDGGGQREGGDGGGQREGGDGGGQREGGDGGGQREGGDGAPVEGVKINREPDNILLQQWERHPAIVQEYACPVVPDFEAVMIC